Proteins from one Bufo gargarizans isolate SCDJY-AF-19 chromosome 8, ASM1485885v1, whole genome shotgun sequence genomic window:
- the MARF1 gene encoding meiosis regulator and mRNA stability factor 1, with product MEEVTHSQPKSAYPARRHPLKHIELSPHTDYQLKATAKMENLQEAICAVNSLHRHKIGSKRIQVSLATGVANKSLSLLSFGTIAILQDAPACCLPLFKFTEIYEKKFGHKLIVSDLYRLADTVTIRDQGNGKLVCLLPSFQARQSPLGSSQSHDGSSTTCSPVVFEELEYHDPVCRLHCTNKKLWHDFDPDSYIIPYVVQSLKIFAPQVHSLLQSHEGTVPLISFLDCYAAEFSAMHIVEEGQGGVPLEHLITCVPGVNIATAQNGIKVVKWIHNKPPPPNSDPWMLRSKSPVGNPQLIQFSREVIDLLKNQPFCIMPVSKFIPTYHHHFAKQCRVSDYGYSKLMELLEAVPHVLQILGMGSKRFLTLTHRAQVKRFTQDLLKLLKSQASKQVIVREFLQAYHWCFSRDWDVTEYGVCELVDIVSEIPDTTICVTQQENEIVISIPKRERTPEEIERTKQFSKEVVDLLRHQPHFRMPFNKFIPSYHHHFGRQCKLTYYGFTKLIDLFEAIPEVLQVLECGEEKMLTLTEMERIKALASQLVKLLRSQKDSSLMMPDLLTEYSKTFGYSLRLHDYDVSSVPALMQKLCHVVKTIDTASGKQIQLINRKSLRSLTAQLLILLMSWDELSLLTVNQLRQIYKSIHGVPLNPCEYGFVSLTELLKSLPYLVEVLTNDMTEDCLQLTSLYLFAKNVRSLLHTYHYQQIFLHEFSTAYSKYVGEGLQPKQYGFNSLEELLGAIPQVVWIKGHGHKRIVVLKNDMKVCHQAERELLCLSSPVDLLCGPVPSCLPSPQLHPESVVQEFGDLIQFEEHFSGLVNDGSQNTPSNYLLSDENAPSNGVEEAAESSVPDQTESRFLKQMLESPVKKQSRNRVRLAANFSFAPVTKL from the exons ATGGAGGAAGTGACCCACAGCCAGCCCAAGTCCGCTTACCCTGCCAGGCGCCACCCG TTAAAACATATCGAGCTCAGCCCTCACACAGACTATCAATTAAAGGCCACAGCAAAGATGGAGAATCTCCAGGAAGCAATTTGTGCCGTCAACAGTCTACATAGACACAAGATAGGAAGCAAGAGAATCCAGGTGTCCTTGGCCACAGGGGTAGCTAATAAATCCCTCTCCCTGCTAAG CTTTGGAACAATTGCCATCCTGCAAGATGCGCCTGCTTGCTGCTTACCTTTGTTTAAATTTACAGAAATCTATGAGAAAAA GTTTGGACACAAGCTGATTGTGTCAGATCTGTACAGATTAGCAGATACTGTTACCATCCGTGACCAAGGAAATGGTAAATTGGTCTGTCTTCTACCAAGCTTTCAGGCAAGGCAAAGTCCATTAGGGTCTTCTCAGTCACACGATGGCTCTTCCACAACCTGTAGTCCTGTGGTATTCGAAGAGCTGGAGTATCATGATccggtctgcagactgcactgcacCAATAAGAAACTCTG GCATGATTTTGATCCAGACTCTTACATAATCCCGTATGTCGTCCAGTCTTTAAAAATCTTTGCTCCTCAAGTTCACAGCCTCCTGCAGTCTCATGAGGGCACAGTTCCCCTAATAAG ttttcttGACTGCTATGCTGCAGAGTTCAGTGCAATGCATATAGTAGAGGAAGGACAGGGAGGAGTGCCGCTGGAACATCTCATCACTTGTGTGCCAGGGGTTAATATTGCAACTGCACAAAATGGCATAAAGGTTGTCAAGTGGATACACAACAAGCCGCCACCTCCAAATTCTG atCCCTGGATGTTGCGGTCCAAAAGTCCTGTTGGCAATCCTCAGCTGATACAGTTCAGCCGAGAGGTCATTGATCTATTAAAGAATCAACCGTTTTGCATAATGCCAGTCTCAAAATTTATCCCAACATATCATCATCATTTTGCAAAGCAGTGCAGAGTGTCCGACTATGGCTACTCTAAACTGATGGAACTTTTAGAGGCCGTGCCACATGTTCTACAG ATCCTCGGTATGGGCTCAAAACGCTTCTTGACTCTAACTCACAGAGCGCAAGTGAAGCGATTTACCCAAGATCTTTTAAAGCTCCTGAAGTCTCAGGCCAGTAAACAGGTCATTGTAAGAGAGTTCTTACAAGCTTATCATTG GTGCTTTTCAAGAGACTGGGATGTCACAGAATATGGAGTATGCGAGTTGGTTGACATAGTATCAGAGATACCTGATACCACAATATGCGTTACTCAGCAAGAAAATGAGATTGTGATCTCAATTCCTAAACGAG AACGTACCCCAGAAGAGATCGAAAGGACAAAGCAGTTTTCGAAGGAAGTGGTGGACTTGTTGCGTCACCAGCCTCATTTCAGAATGCCATTTAATAAGTTTATTCCATCCTATCACCACCATTTCGGCAGGCAGTGTAAACTTACGTATTACGGGTTTACCAAACTGATTGACCTCTTTGAAGCCATACCAGAAGTATTACAG GTTTTAGAATGTGGTGAGGAAAAAATGTTGACCCTGACAGAAATGGAGCGTATTAAAGCTTTAGCTTCCCAGCTTGTAAAACTTCTACGCTCTCAGAAAGACTCCTCCTTAATGATGCCTGACTTGCTTACTGAATATAGCAAGACGTTTGGCTACAGCCTGAGGCTCCACGACTATGACGTCAGCTCtgtaccagcactgatgcagaaacTATGCCATGTTGTTAAG ACTATAGACACTGCCTCGGGGAAGCAGATCCAGCTGATCAACCGAAAGTCACTGCGTTCACTAACTGCACAGCTCCTAATTCTGCTCATGTCATGGGATGAGTTGTCTCTACTCACCGTCAATCAGCTACGGCAGATATACAAAAGTATCCATGGAGTTCCACTTAATCCATGTGAATATGGATTTGTGTCCTTGACTGAATTACTAAAAAGCCTTCCCTACTTGGTTGAG GTGCTTACAAATGACATGACCGAAGACTGCCTGCAGCTGACATCCCtgtatttgtttgcaaaaaatgtccgTTCGTTGCTGCATACTTACCACTACCAGCAGATCTTCCTACATGAATTCTCAACTGCTTATAGCAAGTATGTTGGAGAAGGGCTGCAACCCAAGCAATATGGCTTCAACAGCCTGGAAGAGCTATTGGGAGCAATTCCACAG GTGGTTTGGATTAAGGGGCATGGACATAAAAGGATTGTAGTGCTGAAGAATGACATGAAGG ttTGTCATCAGGCAGAAAGAGAACTCCTGTGCCTCTCTTCACCCGTCGATCTCTTGTGTGGCCCTGTTCCTTCATGCCTTCCATCTCCACAATTGCATCCTGAATCAGTTGTTCAGGAGTTTGGTGACCTCATACAATTTGAAGAACATTTCTCTG